The stretch of DNA CGTGAGATGGCAACCGCTTAGTTCCACCGACGGAACGCCCACCCATGACCAGCGTCAAGGAGTTCCGGACCGAGGAGCCCGCCACCGCCGACGCGCCAGGCAGCGGGCGATTCGTCTTCACCGACGCCTACTCGGTGTTCGACTGGGGGCAGATGCCCGATTCCATCCCCGAGAAGGGCCGCTCCCTCTGTGCGATGGGCGCGTACAACTTCGAACTGCTCGAAGCCGAGGGGGTTCCGACCCACTACCGGGGCGTTGTCGATCCGACCGTCGACGAAGCGGGCGGGGAGCCCGAGGCGGTCGAGCTGGACGCCGTCGCGGAACCGCCCCGTGAGATGGCGATCGATCTCGTCCAGGTGCCGGACCTCCCCGCCGAGGACGGAAGCTACGACTACGAGACGTTCCACGCTGCGGCGGGCGAGAACTACCTGATCCCGCTCGAAATCGTCTTCCGGAACAGCGTACCGGTGGGATCGAGCCTGCGCTCGCGCCGCGATCCCGGTGCGGTGGGTCTCGACGCGGCCGAGTGGCCCGACGACCCGGTCAACCTTCCGGAACCGGTCGTCGAGTTCTCGACGAAGTTCGAGGAGCAGGACCGGTATCTCACGCGCGAGGAGGCCGACCGGATCGCAGGACGGGCGACGCTCGACGATCTCGCGGCGGTCGCGCGCGAGGTCAACCGGGTCGTGACCGATCGAGCCGAATCGGTCGGGATGGCCCACGAGGACGGCAAGATCGAGTGCTGTTACGTCGACGGCGAGATCCGGGTCGCGGACGTGGTCGGGACGTTCGACGAGAACCGGTTTTCCTACGACGCACAGGAAATTTCGAAGGAGGTGCTCAGACAGTACCACAAGCGCACCCAACCAGAGTGGGTCGCGGCAGTCGACGCCGCGAAGACCGCAGCCGACGAGCAGGGCGAAACCGACTGGCGCGCGCTGTGCGAGCGCGAACCCGAACCGCTCGGCGCGGGCGTGATCGACGCCGCGAGCGATCTCTACACCGCAGGCACGAACGCCTACCTCGATCGAGAGCTGTTCGACGCACCGACACTCGACGACGCGGTTGCAGCCGTGCGCTCGCTCGGCGACTGACGACAGATCGTCAGTCGTCGCTCGTGCTAGCCGCCTCGCCAGCGGGTGGCGTCGCGTCGTCGACCGGCTGATCCGGGTTCAGTCGCTCGATCTCGTCGGGAAGTCCGAGATCGGCGTTCTCGCCGTTGCGGAGGTGGGTTCGGCCTCGACCGACGACGAGATCGTCTTCGAGGTGGAGGCGCACTGCCTCGACGAGCGCCTCGGCTTCGAGGGGCTGGCCGCGGCGTTCGAGGTCTTCGACGGTGGCGTCGTCGGGCACATTGAACGCGCGCTGGGCGATGATCGGCCCCTGGTCGAGGTCGGTCGTGACGTAGTGGGCGGTGACACCGGCGATCCGGACTCCGGCGTCGAGCGCCTGGCGGTACGGCTCCGCACCGGGGAAGGCAGGCAGCAGCGAGGGATGGATGTTGATGATGCGACTCTCGTAGCGAAACACCACGTTGGGACTCAGGATGCGCATGTAGCGCGCGAGCACCACGAGGTCGATGTCGTGCTCGTCGAGGATGTCGAGCAGCCACTCCTCGTCGGGGACGCCGCCCGCGTCGCCGACGTTATAGAACGGTACGTCGTGGGCCTCGGCGATCGGCGCGAGATCGTCGTGGTTCGCGACCACGACCCCGATCTCGGCGTCGGGATCGCCCGTCTCCCACGCGTCGAACAGCGCGTCGAGGCAGTGCGATTCCTTCGTTGCGAGCACCGCGACCTGCCTGGTCTCGCGGTCCGCAGGAAAACGGACCTGGACGTCCATTTCCAGCTCCTCACAGAGCTCGTCGAGCGCCCGTCGGAGATCGTCCTTCGAGCCGTCCATCTCGCCCGTGTCGACTCGCATCGTCATCCGGAACAGATCCTCTCGAACCGCCTGATCGAGATCTTCGATGTTGACTCCACGCTCGAAGAGAAGGGAGGTGATCCGGGCGATCAGGCCGGTGTCGTCGTCGCCGATCACCGTGATCTCGGTGAGTCGCGGGTTCATCGCCACCACCGCGTGTCGGTCGCGTCCATTGAGAGCGATTCGTCCAACGAGAGCGAAAACCCTTCGTTTGCAGCAGCACTCGCGGCCGAACCGATGCAGAAGGGTTTTCGCCGACGGCTCCTTTCCGCCGCCGATGACCGCCTACACCGCCGTCGTCACCGTTCGATTAAAGCGGGGCGTGCTCGACCCCGAGGCCGAGACCACCGCCCGCGCGCTCGAACGTCTCGGATTCGAGCTGGACGAGCTCCGCGCGGCCGACCGCTTCGAGGTCGATCTCGACGCCGAAAGCGAGGAGGCGGCCGCAGAGCGCGCGGACGCGATGGCCGAACGCCTGCTCGCCAACCCGACCATCCACGACTACACCGTGACGGTCGAACCCCGATGACAGTCTCGGTCATCCAGTTCGGCGGCTCGAACTGCGATCGCGACGCGGTTCGTGCGCTTCGGGATGTGGGGGTCGACGCCGAGCGGACGTGGCACGAGGACGGACTCCCCGAGGACCCTTCGGGAATCGTCCTGCCTGGCGGCTTCTCCTATGGCGACTACCTCCGGGCTGGCGCGATGGCCGGGCGCGCGCCGATCCTCCAGGACGTTCGCGACGCCGTGAACGAAGGCGTGCCGGTGCTCGGGATCTGTAACGGCGCGCAGGTCGGCTGCGAGGCGGGCCTCACGCCTGGCGCGTTCACCACCAACGCGAGCGCGCGCTTCCAGTGCGAGCACGTCCACCTCCGTGTCGAGAACGCCGACACGCCGTGGACGCGATCGTTCGAGCCAGGCGACGTGATCGAACTCCCGATCGCCCACGGCGAGGGCCGGTTCGAGATCGACGAGGAGCGCCTCGCCGACCTCGACGCCGACGATCGAGTGCTCTTTCGGTACTGCGACGCCGACGGGAACGTGCGGCCGGCGGCGAACCCGAACGGCTCGACGGGCGCGGTGGCGGGCGTGTGCGGCGAGCGCGAGCACGTCGCCGTGTTGATGCCCCATCCCGAGCGGGCGACCCTGCCGGAACTCGGCGGGACCGACGGCCGCGGTATCCTGCGCGGGTTCGCGGAGTAGTCCCGACCGCAACCTCCTGACTCGAATACCCGTGACTGGTGGGAGGTTCTGGATCAGAGGGGGAATCGCAGGCCACACCTCACCGATCGATTCGTTCGTCGGAGTCACCTTGATGTGGAGTGAAATGCGGTGTGAGCCACGGATACCGATGCATGTGGGAGACCGCTACCGCTCCGCAGACCGCACTGTGCCACACACCTCCCCAGCCGATTCCTTCGCTTCGCTCAGTCATCCCTCGCACGAGTCGCACGCCTACGGCGTCTGCTCGCGGGTGCTTCGCACCCGCTCGCACGGCCAGCGGGACCGGAGGTCCCGCTCGGCGCTCCCGCGCGCCACCGCTACCAAATAGGCGAGGACTCACGAAATAGGTCCCCGCACTGCCGTGGACCCGCGCTCTTTTGTTCGTCGGTGCGGTACGGACCCACATGGGAGAGCGCGTGTGCTATCTCGCGGCCTGTCCGAACTGCGATCTCCGGGTGTCGATCGCCGACGAGACCTGTCCGGACTGTGGGGCGGCGCTCGATACCGACGAGACGGGGCAGGCCCGAACGCGCGACGACAGACAGAGCTAACACTCGACAGACCGTAGCTTCGCCGGAATGACCGACGACACGGTTCGAGTCTGGCTGGTCGAGCGAACGTATTCGGATGACGAACAGAACCTCATCATCCTGACCTACGCGACGCCCGACGGCGAGCACGACTTCCGGAAGGAGCGCGCCCTGCCCAGCTTTTCGGGGTCGGGCCGCGAGACGACCGCCGCACTCGACGTCGATCCGGGAAACCTCGGCGACGTCGACGACCCCGACGTCCGGGAGCGCTACGCACGCGAGGCGAGTCGGATGGCCGACGAACACGAGCCAGGCGACGCGATCTGATCCGTGTCGCGGGTGAACTACCGCGTCAGTGGCATCCCGTAGCTCTTCTCGCGCTCCACGACCGCCTCCCACGTGGCCTCGCACTCGCAGGACACCTGCTCGAACACCGAAGGGTCCTGTCGCCTGTCGAAGTCCTTGATCGCGGTCTGGACCCGGTCGTCGCACTCGCCGCAGTTGTGGGGGCCGCGATCCGAGCCGTGGCCCACCGGGTCCGAGACCACGATCGCGTCGGCGTCGGCGGTCGATTCGAGCACGTCGGCCACCGACCAGAGCCACGGCGGACGATACCCGCCGTCGTGATACAGGTCCTCGACCATCGTGTGGCGCTGGACGTTACAGGGGTTCATCGAGACGGTGTGGGCGTGCTCGGCACACCGCCGGATCGAGGATTCCATGTCCGCGATCGCCTCGCTCTCGGTGAGGAACGGCGGTTTCATCAGGAGGTAGGCTTTGATCCCCGCGCCCGCCGCGTCGGCCGCCTCGCTCGCCGTGACGAACTCGGCGAAGTCGAAGTATTTGTTCACACAGTCGTGGCGCACCCGGTCGGTGGCGGTTTCGAGACCGACCGCGATGTCGATCGCAAGGCCGCGGTCGGTGAAGTCGACCAGGCGGTCGCGCTCGACGAAATCGGGGAGGGACTCGACCACGATCCGCTCGCGGTCGGCGAACGTCTCGGCGATCGCTTCGCGGGTCTCGGG from Halococcus agarilyticus encodes:
- the purQ gene encoding phosphoribosylformylglycinamidine synthase I codes for the protein MTVSVIQFGGSNCDRDAVRALRDVGVDAERTWHEDGLPEDPSGIVLPGGFSYGDYLRAGAMAGRAPILQDVRDAVNEGVPVLGICNGAQVGCEAGLTPGAFTTNASARFQCEHVHLRVENADTPWTRSFEPGDVIELPIAHGEGRFEIDEERLADLDADDRVLFRYCDADGNVRPAANPNGSTGAVAGVCGEREHVAVLMPHPERATLPELGGTDGRGILRGFAE
- a CDS encoding phosphoribosylaminoimidazolesuccinocarboxamide synthase; this encodes MTSVKEFRTEEPATADAPGSGRFVFTDAYSVFDWGQMPDSIPEKGRSLCAMGAYNFELLEAEGVPTHYRGVVDPTVDEAGGEPEAVELDAVAEPPREMAIDLVQVPDLPAEDGSYDYETFHAAAGENYLIPLEIVFRNSVPVGSSLRSRRDPGAVGLDAAEWPDDPVNLPEPVVEFSTKFEEQDRYLTREEADRIAGRATLDDLAAVAREVNRVVTDRAESVGMAHEDGKIECCYVDGEIRVADVVGTFDENRFSYDAQEISKEVLRQYHKRTQPEWVAAVDAAKTAADEQGETDWRALCEREPEPLGAGVIDAASDLYTAGTNAYLDRELFDAPTLDDAVAAVRSLGD
- a CDS encoding formyltetrahydrofolate deformylase; the protein is MNPRLTEITVIGDDDTGLIARITSLLFERGVNIEDLDQAVREDLFRMTMRVDTGEMDGSKDDLRRALDELCEELEMDVQVRFPADRETRQVAVLATKESHCLDALFDAWETGDPDAEIGVVVANHDDLAPIAEAHDVPFYNVGDAGGVPDEEWLLDILDEHDIDLVVLARYMRILSPNVVFRYESRIINIHPSLLPAFPGAEPYRQALDAGVRIAGVTAHYVTTDLDQGPIIAQRAFNVPDDATVEDLERRGQPLEAEALVEAVRLHLEDDLVVGRGRTHLRNGENADLGLPDEIERLNPDQPVDDATPPAGEAASTSDD
- a CDS encoding archaeosine biosynthesis radical SAM protein RaSEA, whose product is MSSTPDPEVYEQGKGMDAHNAAMRRIRARNDQTYDPHEPTRVWLDEDNTPDGVRRSLTIILNAGGCRWARAGGCTMCGYVAESVEGGTVPHDALMDQLDVCLDHEAENADEPCPLVKIYTSGSFLDEREIPPETREAIAETFADRERIVVESLPDFVERDRLVDFTDRGLAIDIAVGLETATDRVRHDCVNKYFDFAEFVTASEAADAAGAGIKAYLLMKPPFLTESEAIADMESSIRRCAEHAHTVSMNPCNVQRHTMVEDLYHDGGYRPPWLWSVADVLESTADADAIVVSDPVGHGSDRGPHNCGECDDRVQTAIKDFDRRQDPSVFEQVSCECEATWEAVVEREKSYGMPLTR
- the purS gene encoding phosphoribosylformylglycinamidine synthase subunit PurS, translated to MTAYTAVVTVRLKRGVLDPEAETTARALERLGFELDELRAADRFEVDLDAESEEAAAERADAMAERLLANPTIHDYTVTVEPR